CTTTGAGTTTGTAATGCTCCAAAAGTGCTGCTACAAAAAAATACCCCCTCAAGAGGAGGGGGTAGAGTGAGTATTCGTACTGAGGGATAATAGACTTTATTGCTACGGAGGCAATGATATTGGGTGTGAGAGAGAACCAGTAAAGAATAAACTGCCATCTGGTTATAGAGTAAGACTGCCATATGTCATCCCTGTGTCCTTGAGTTAGCATTTCTATGGCTGAGCCAGAAAGAATTAAGACACAGCCCGCTGAAACAGGGACAGGATTCCTGTCCCGATGATGATTTTGGTCATATTTCTGCCATCCTATGGCTGGTGCAACCTGGCTTGGGGAGACAGCCCAGTAATTCCCTATAGTGATGGGGGAGTTGAGTATAAAGTTTTAGTGAAGTGTTAGTAGAGTTACTTAAGCCTCTTTCAAAAGTTTGATATTGTTTTTTTCCATAGACTAATTATGTCAACTTAGCATCCGCAATGCTTGTCTAGTCGCGATCAGATCGATATCAGGTTACGTGGATATCCTGGGATGAATATGCTCTGGGATGTATATGTTCTGGGCAAGAATGTTTAGTTAATGCTCATTCTAATGATTCAGGGAACGCTTCAGCTTTCTACCTCTAAATTCAACCATTACGGGAAATTCCCCTTGACTGATGTAGTGACTGAGCAGTGGAGCCGCCAGTGATGTCTGCTCAGCCTAAATTACTCGCGGTTCTGGAATAGCTGGCAGGGGTTGCAGTCTTTAGCCATGACTGGATCATGAGGATGCAGGGGGAGTGACTCTCTGCCTATCGTTTACTGTCTATTTTTAAGTTAAACGCGCAAGTCATGAAAAATTGTGTGAGCCCACGGAAACGGCATAGAAACCAGGTTTTGTGTACCAGCAAGCTTCTGGTCATTCCAGGGCGTTGTGAGTCATCCGGAGATACCTTAGCCTTTCTAACGTCCCTGCTGGAAGGGTTTGCCCAATGTGGCGCAGTTCAGCAGATTTGCGTTTTAGTTCAAGCTGGCTCTCCTCTGGAACAGGAACTGGCTGATGCTGGCCTGCTTTTTAGCGTTCAATCTATTCCAGTTCGATCGGCCAGCCAGTTTTTAACCCATGCCCTGCAATGGGTTAACCAGCAGCCTGCAGAATGGCCCCTTTTGCTGGACAATTGGAGACCATCGGTTCTATGGTCAACCCTGATCCTTGCTGCGCCACGACTCTGCTGGAGTAACCGCCAGGTTTATCATTTTTATCGGGATACGGCATTGCTGCAAAATCCTGGTCTGTTGCTGCTCCAGAAGCTGGCGTTTCTTTATTTGGCCCATCATACGATTTGTAGTTCTTATTTCACGGCCTGGCACATTGCCCGATTTACAAAGAACCTGCGGGGAATTCTTTATCCTCCCGTGGAGAACGATCGCGGCTTCAACCCATCGCGCTCCCATGAAATTCCTGAGCCCCTAGCCACTGCCATCCGAACGGGAGCCAAAATTATTCTGGCCCCTTATCGATGCAAAACGGCCCAGAGTGGAACTGATCAGAGCTTAATGGCTCTCATTCCCATGATCGTTTATCTACATTCCCAGGGGCACTCCTACCATATTGCACTAATCAGTGAGGATGAAGGGATTACCCCTGGCCTGGTGCGCAAATTGCGGGAACGACTCAAGCAAATAGGAGGGGGAACTTGGGTGACGGTTTTACCATCCGGAGCCAGGATGAGTGACTACTACAGCTATACAGAGGTGGTGGTGGCCCTGTCTCCCCAGGAACCCTGTGGCCGGGTGGTGGTGGAGGCCATTACAGCGGGGGTGCCAGTCGTGGGCAGCCAGACGGGCGGTATTGGAGAAATCCTCAGTCACTTTGCGCCAGAGTGGTCGGTCGATGCCACAGATCCGATCGTCGTAGCAGAAACCATTCTCCACCTGAATGCCGACCTGAACACGCCTCAAAAGCTCGTATGTGGCCAGGAGTGGATCCGAATGCAGGGAACCCTGGCTGATTATGCCCGCAAAATGATGATGATTACCAAGATGATCCCCGATAGCTCTCGTCAGTGGGTTCGGCAGGGGCAGGCTACCCTTTC
The nucleotide sequence above comes from Leptolyngbya sp. 'hensonii'. Encoded proteins:
- a CDS encoding glycosyltransferase yields the protein MSPRKRHRNQVLCTSKLLVIPGRCESSGDTLAFLTSLLEGFAQCGAVQQICVLVQAGSPLEQELADAGLLFSVQSIPVRSASQFLTHALQWVNQQPAEWPLLLDNWRPSVLWSTLILAAPRLCWSNRQVYHFYRDTALLQNPGLLLLQKLAFLYLAHHTICSSYFTAWHIARFTKNLRGILYPPVENDRGFNPSRSHEIPEPLATAIRTGAKIILAPYRCKTAQSGTDQSLMALIPMIVYLHSQGHSYHIALISEDEGITPGLVRKLRERLKQIGGGTWVTVLPSGARMSDYYSYTEVVVALSPQEPCGRVVVEAITAGVPVVGSQTGGIGEILSHFAPEWSVDATDPIVVAETILHLNADLNTPQKLVCGQEWIRMQGTLADYARKMMMITKMIPDSSRQWVRQGQATLSASSN